The following are encoded together in the Falsiruegeria litorea R37 genome:
- a CDS encoding XdhC family protein has protein sequence MDRFDSSPETALAWHRKGIGAALATVVQTWGSAPRRVGSQLVIGGDGRIEGSVSGGCVEGAVIVEAIEAIEEGEARLLEFGVSDEDAFAVGLACGGTIRVLVEPVGKVLSEQMLAELVDIRAGRDAVTYEVNITTGKRRLVRDGYSERMRMDRSGFEEDGETFVAVHNPPLRLIVVGAVHIAQALVPMARIAGYDPVIVDPREAFASDQRFPGEQILHDWPDEAVAKLGLDPRTALVLLTHDPKLDDPALQAALAADVFYIGALGSTRTHAKRVERMQAAGFTSEQIECIHGPIGLDIGAAGPSEIAVAVLAQMTAVLRGKA, from the coding sequence ATGGACAGATTTGACAGTAGCCCCGAGACCGCCCTGGCCTGGCATCGCAAGGGGATTGGCGCGGCCCTGGCGACGGTGGTGCAAACCTGGGGCAGCGCGCCGCGCCGCGTCGGCTCGCAACTGGTGATCGGCGGCGATGGTCGGATCGAAGGGTCCGTGTCGGGCGGCTGTGTCGAAGGCGCGGTGATCGTCGAGGCGATCGAAGCCATCGAAGAGGGCGAGGCGCGGCTTTTGGAATTTGGCGTCAGTGACGAGGATGCCTTTGCCGTGGGTCTGGCCTGTGGCGGTACCATCCGGGTGCTGGTTGAACCGGTCGGCAAGGTGTTGAGCGAGCAGATGCTGGCCGAGCTTGTGGACATACGTGCCGGACGTGATGCGGTGACCTATGAGGTCAACATCACCACCGGTAAGCGGCGGTTGGTGCGCGACGGATATTCCGAGCGGATGCGCATGGATCGGTCCGGGTTCGAAGAAGATGGCGAGACGTTCGTGGCGGTCCATAATCCGCCCCTGCGCCTGATCGTGGTGGGCGCGGTGCATATCGCGCAAGCCCTTGTGCCGATGGCACGGATTGCAGGCTATGACCCGGTGATTGTCGACCCGCGCGAGGCCTTTGCCTCGGATCAGCGGTTCCCGGGTGAGCAGATCCTGCACGACTGGCCGGACGAGGCGGTGGCCAAGCTGGGCCTTGATCCGCGTACCGCGCTGGTGCTGCTGACCCATGATCCCAAACTGGATGATCCCGCATTGCAGGCCGCTTTGGCCGCGGATGTGTTTTACATTGGCGCGCTTGGCTCAACCCGGACCCACGCCAAGCGGGTGGAGCGCATGCAGGCGGCGGGTTTCACGTCTGAGCAGATCGAGTGTATCCACGGGCCCATCGGGCTTGATATCGGCGCTGCAGGTCCGTCTGAGATCGCGGTGGCGGTCCTTGCGCAGATGACGGCCGTGCTGCGGGGCAAGGCATGA
- a CDS encoding molybdopterin-binding protein yields MKFGPVPLEQAQGSILAHSVTTPKRKLRKGILLEDDHLAELRAAGITEVTVARLEEGDLHEDEAAGRLAAALASDPQAAGLRVTDPFTGRVNLLADGPGVVELDVSAIEAFNRVHPMITVATVPQMQQMTDGGMVATIKVISYAVPETDVIAACNAARDAVRLIAPTYKTAGLVVTDIPGGPPNEKGIQAIRGRVEALGMDLSDVQIVRHDTDELARAVARVEGEIAMILTGSATSDVNDVAPSAVRAAGGQVDRFGMPVDPGNLLFSGRIGTRPVIGLPGCARSPALNGADWVLSRVACGITVTGDDIAAMGVGGLLKEIPTRPQPRSSTRAGKRK; encoded by the coding sequence ATGAAATTCGGACCCGTCCCGCTGGAGCAGGCTCAAGGGTCCATTCTGGCGCATTCGGTGACAACGCCGAAACGGAAACTCCGCAAGGGGATCTTGCTGGAGGATGATCATCTGGCGGAACTGCGCGCCGCAGGGATTACCGAGGTCACGGTTGCCCGGCTGGAAGAGGGCGATCTGCACGAGGATGAAGCGGCGGGGCGTTTGGCAGCGGCCTTGGCCAGCGATCCGCAAGCCGCAGGTCTGCGTGTGACAGACCCTTTCACCGGTCGGGTCAATCTGTTGGCCGATGGGCCGGGCGTGGTCGAGCTTGACGTGTCCGCGATCGAGGCGTTCAACCGGGTGCATCCGATGATCACCGTCGCCACCGTGCCGCAGATGCAGCAGATGACCGACGGCGGCATGGTCGCGACGATCAAGGTGATCTCTTACGCGGTTCCAGAAACGGATGTGATCGCGGCCTGCAACGCGGCGCGGGATGCGGTGCGGCTGATCGCGCCGACCTACAAGACGGCCGGTCTGGTGGTCACCGATATTCCCGGCGGACCGCCAAATGAAAAGGGCATTCAGGCGATCCGAGGCCGGGTCGAGGCTTTGGGAATGGACCTGAGCGACGTGCAGATCGTGCGGCATGACACGGATGAACTGGCCCGGGCCGTTGCGCGCGTCGAAGGCGAGATCGCGATGATCCTGACCGGCTCTGCCACCTCGGACGTGAACGATGTGGCCCCCAGTGCGGTGCGCGCGGCAGGGGGGCAGGTGGACCGGTTCGGCATGCCCGTGGATCCCGGCAACCTGTTGTTTTCCGGGCGGATCGGCACGCGGCCCGTGATTGGCCTGCCGGGGTGCGCGCGGTCCCCTGCGCTGAACGGTGCCGACTGGGTTCTCAGCCGTGTGGCGTGTGGAATCACCGTCACGGGCGATGACATTGCTGCGATGGGGGTGGGGGGATTGCTTAAGGAAATCCCAACGCGGCCACAGCCTCGCTCCAGTACACGGGCGGGGAAACGCAAGTGA
- a CDS encoding xanthine dehydrogenase family protein molybdopterin-binding subunit, producing MPKDSGIGASSKRREDVRFLTGEGNYTDDINVHGQAHVYFLRSDVAHGTINSIGTEAAAGMPGVVRIFTGADFEGVGGIPCGWQVTDRNGEPMQEPAHPILAQGKVRHVGDPIAAVVADTLEQARDAAEAIELDIAELPAVVDMKTAAAEGSTKVHDDLTSNICYDWVLGETDEQVVSDTFANAAHVTTLDLVNNRLVANPMEPRVAVGDYSRGTDEHTLYTTSQNPHVIRLLMCAFVLGLPEHKVRVVAPDVGGGFGTKIFHYAEEAFVTFAAKACNRPVKWTASRSEAFMSDAHGRDHVTTIELALDADNNFIGLRTNTHANMGAYLSTFSSSVPTWLHGTLMAGNYKTPMIQVNVKAMFTNTVPVDAYRGAGRPEATFQLERVIDKAARELGVDPIALRRQNFITEFPYDTPVALTYDTGDYNGTMDKLEAAADIAGFAARRAESEANGKLRGLGVNCYIEACGIAPSNIVGMLGARAGLYDAATVRVNATGSISVMVGAHSHGQGHETAFPQVVAEMIGIDESQVEIVHGDTSKIPFGMGTYGSRSLAVCGSAMVRATEKIINKAKKIAAHLLEASDADIELKDGQFTVAGTDKSVAWGDVTLTAYVPHNFPLEDIEPGLEETAFYDPANFTYPAGAYACEVEVDPETGKVTVERFAAADDFGNIVNPMIVDGQVHGGIGQGIGQALLENCVYDDNGQLLSASYMDYAMPRADDVPFYTVDHSSQTPCTHNPLGVKGCGEAGAIGSPPAVVNAVIDAMQSGGKDVGHIDMPVSPSRVWAAMNG from the coding sequence ATGCCCAAAGACAGTGGCATCGGAGCCAGTTCAAAGCGCCGCGAAGACGTGCGCTTTTTGACCGGCGAGGGTAATTATACCGACGACATCAACGTACATGGCCAGGCCCATGTCTATTTCCTGCGCTCGGACGTGGCGCATGGAACCATCAACAGCATCGGAACCGAGGCCGCCGCTGGCATGCCGGGCGTAGTGCGCATCTTTACCGGCGCCGATTTCGAAGGCGTAGGCGGCATTCCCTGCGGCTGGCAGGTGACCGACCGCAACGGCGAGCCGATGCAGGAACCGGCGCACCCGATCCTGGCGCAAGGCAAGGTCCGCCACGTGGGCGACCCGATTGCGGCTGTTGTGGCCGACACGCTGGAACAGGCCCGCGATGCGGCCGAAGCGATTGAACTCGACATTGCTGAACTGCCCGCAGTTGTGGACATGAAGACCGCGGCCGCCGAAGGATCAACCAAGGTTCACGACGATCTGACGTCCAACATCTGCTATGACTGGGTGCTGGGGGAAACCGACGAACAGGTTGTGTCCGACACCTTTGCCAATGCCGCGCATGTGACAACGCTGGATCTGGTGAACAACCGCTTGGTTGCGAACCCGATGGAGCCGCGCGTGGCCGTTGGGGATTACAGCCGGGGCACGGATGAGCACACGCTCTACACCACCTCGCAGAACCCCCATGTGATCCGCCTTTTGATGTGCGCCTTTGTGCTGGGTCTGCCCGAGCACAAGGTTCGTGTTGTGGCCCCGGACGTGGGCGGCGGTTTTGGCACCAAGATCTTCCACTACGCGGAAGAGGCGTTTGTCACCTTTGCGGCCAAAGCCTGCAACCGTCCGGTCAAATGGACCGCCAGCCGGTCCGAGGCGTTCATGTCCGATGCTCATGGTCGCGATCATGTGACCACCATCGAACTGGCGCTGGACGCAGATAACAACTTTATCGGTCTGCGCACCAACACGCACGCCAATATGGGCGCCTACCTGTCGACCTTCTCCAGCTCGGTTCCGACCTGGCTGCACGGCACGCTGATGGCGGGGAACTACAAGACCCCGATGATCCAGGTGAACGTGAAGGCGATGTTCACCAACACCGTGCCGGTTGATGCATATCGTGGCGCGGGCCGTCCCGAGGCGACGTTCCAGCTGGAGCGGGTGATCGACAAAGCCGCGCGTGAATTGGGCGTCGACCCGATTGCCCTGCGTCGTCAGAACTTTATCACCGAGTTCCCCTATGACACGCCCGTTGCGCTGACCTATGACACCGGCGATTACAACGGCACCATGGACAAGCTTGAGGCGGCTGCCGACATCGCGGGCTTTGCCGCGCGGCGCGCGGAAAGCGAGGCCAATGGCAAGCTGCGGGGTCTGGGCGTCAACTGCTATATCGAGGCTTGCGGCATCGCGCCGTCGAACATCGTGGGCATGTTGGGCGCACGAGCTGGTCTTTATGACGCGGCAACCGTGCGGGTGAATGCCACCGGCTCGATCAGCGTCATGGTGGGCGCACACAGCCACGGTCAGGGACACGAGACTGCGTTCCCGCAGGTTGTGGCCGAGATGATCGGCATTGATGAAAGTCAGGTCGAGATCGTGCATGGCGACACGTCGAAGATCCCGTTCGGCATGGGCACCTATGGCTCGCGTTCGCTGGCGGTTTGTGGGTCTGCGATGGTTCGCGCGACCGAAAAGATCATCAACAAAGCCAAGAAGATCGCGGCGCATCTGCTCGAAGCATCGGATGCCGATATCGAGCTGAAGGACGGTCAGTTCACCGTTGCAGGCACCGACAAGTCGGTGGCCTGGGGCGATGTCACGCTGACGGCTTATGTCCCCCACAACTTCCCGCTCGAAGACATTGAGCCGGGGTTGGAGGAGACGGCCTTCTACGATCCGGCGAACTTTACCTATCCGGCGGGCGCCTATGCCTGCGAGGTTGAGGTAGACCCCGAAACCGGCAAGGTCACAGTAGAGCGGTTTGCGGCAGCGGATGACTTTGGCAACATCGTCAACCCGATGATCGTGGACGGTCAGGTGCATGGCGGGATCGGTCAGGGCATCGGTCAGGCGCTGTTGGAAAACTGCGTCTATGACGACAACGGCCAGCTGCTGAGCGCATCCTACATGGATTACGCGATGCCGCGTGCCGACGACGTGCCGTTCTATACCGTGGATCATTCCAGCCAGACGCCCTGCACCCACAACCCCTTGGGGGTGAAGGGCTGCGGTGAGGCCGGGGCGATTGGCTCGCCACCAGCGGTGGTGAACGCGGTGATCGACGCGATGCAGTCGGGCGGCAAGGACGTCGGACATATCGATATGCCGGTGTCGCCGTCCCGTGTCTGGGCCGCTATGAACGGATGA
- a CDS encoding selenium-binding protein SBP56-related protein, with the protein MNLRPDPTFHPSPKLAMEAPPETLAFTLMLSPDFSQPDGLAVVNVDPKSDDYGKIVHKVMMPNIGDEFHHFGWNACSSALSPLTGHAFLERRYLIIPGIRSSRIYVIDVKEPLEAKIHKIIEPEEVFAKTGYSRPHTIHCGPEGIYVSTLGGGGPDGTDGPPGIFIMDCETFDIIGRYEMDRGLQDKHYDFWWNLPRDYMVSSEWGLPPQFENGIVAEDLLSNKYGHSIHFWDLRARKNVQTIDLGENHQMALEIRPAHDPVKQYGFCGVVVDTTNLQGAIFTWWRKDDGTFEAKKTITIDPQPADPDDLPDLLKGFSAVPPLVTDIDLSLDDKYLYVACWGTGEMHQYDVSDPMNPTLAGKVDIGGIVKKTKHPNGQDFGYGPQMVEISRDGKRVYWTNSLYSTWDDQFYPGERGAAMVMANVGEGGGLTLDENFWVEFPDGYRSHQIRLEGGDCSTDSFCYPSV; encoded by the coding sequence ATGAATTTAAGACCTGATCCGACGTTTCACCCCTCGCCCAAACTGGCGATGGAAGCCCCGCCCGAGACGCTGGCGTTCACCCTGATGCTCAGTCCGGATTTCTCGCAACCTGACGGGCTGGCCGTGGTGAATGTGGACCCGAAGTCGGACGACTATGGCAAGATCGTTCACAAGGTGATGATGCCGAACATCGGCGACGAGTTTCACCACTTCGGCTGGAACGCCTGTTCTTCGGCCCTGTCACCTTTGACCGGTCACGCCTTTCTGGAGCGGCGTTACCTGATTATCCCCGGCATCCGCTCGTCGCGCATCTATGTGATCGACGTCAAAGAACCGCTTGAGGCCAAGATACACAAGATCATCGAACCCGAAGAAGTGTTCGCCAAGACCGGTTATTCCCGCCCCCACACCATCCATTGCGGCCCCGAAGGCATCTATGTCTCGACCCTGGGTGGCGGTGGCCCTGATGGCACCGACGGCCCGCCGGGCATCTTCATCATGGACTGCGAGACCTTTGACATCATCGGTCGCTATGAAATGGACCGGGGCCTGCAGGACAAACACTATGACTTCTGGTGGAACCTGCCGCGCGACTACATGGTCAGCTCGGAATGGGGGCTGCCGCCACAGTTTGAAAACGGCATCGTAGCCGAGGATCTGCTGAGCAACAAATATGGCCATTCGATCCACTTCTGGGACTTGCGTGCGCGCAAGAATGTGCAGACCATCGACCTGGGCGAAAACCACCAGATGGCGCTGGAAATCCGGCCCGCACATGACCCCGTGAAACAATACGGGTTCTGCGGTGTGGTGGTCGACACCACCAACCTGCAAGGCGCGATCTTTACCTGGTGGCGCAAGGACGATGGAACGTTTGAGGCCAAGAAGACCATCACCATCGACCCGCAACCGGCCGATCCCGATGACCTGCCGGATCTGCTCAAAGGGTTCTCGGCCGTGCCGCCGCTGGTCACCGACATCGACCTGAGCCTGGATGACAAATACCTCTATGTCGCCTGTTGGGGCACCGGCGAGATGCATCAATACGATGTGTCCGACCCGATGAACCCGACACTGGCGGGCAAGGTCGACATCGGCGGCATCGTCAAAAAAACCAAGCACCCCAACGGTCAGGACTTTGGCTATGGCCCGCAAATGGTCGAGATCAGCCGCGATGGCAAACGCGTCTATTGGACCAATTCGCTCTATTCCACATGGGATGATCAGTTCTATCCCGGCGAACGCGGCGCTGCGATGGTCATGGCCAACGTGGGCGAAGGCGGCGGGTTGACCCTGGACGAGAACTTCTGGGTCGAATTCCCCGATGGCTACCGCTCGCACCAGATCCGGCTTGAGGGCGGAGATTGCTCGACCGACAGCTTCTGCTATCCGTCTGTCTAA
- a CDS encoding DUF2950 domain-containing protein, translated as MKTRTFSTAIGALALTLAMPLHAAEDPADYASPQEALDAMMTAVAAQDTQALLSVFGNDAEELLSSGNPDRDQQNRAEILNMYGEGYRFLPSDEGHVTLLLGADSWPFPIPIARTDAGWAFDIVAGEDEIHARRIGLNELETIEMLQAYVDIQAEYRLTDHDGDGVMEFASALLSSPQGRDGLFWADADSPLGERIAIASLDGYNDGQDDQDPEPFGGYYYRILTGQTDNAPGGAMDYQINGNMVAGHAMLAVPADYGNSGITSFVVGENGVIYEADLGEDTLDAAHALTSFDPGPDWAALE; from the coding sequence ATGAAAACCAGAACGTTTTCCACCGCCATCGGCGCACTCGCCCTGACCCTGGCAATGCCCCTGCACGCAGCTGAAGACCCGGCCGACTATGCCTCTCCGCAAGAGGCGCTGGATGCGATGATGACGGCCGTCGCCGCCCAGGACACTCAAGCCCTGCTGTCTGTGTTCGGAAACGACGCCGAAGAGCTTTTGTCGTCCGGCAATCCTGACCGTGACCAGCAAAACCGGGCAGAGATCCTGAACATGTACGGCGAAGGCTATCGCTTCCTGCCTTCTGATGAAGGGCATGTCACGTTGCTGCTTGGCGCAGACAGCTGGCCGTTCCCTATCCCCATTGCACGAACAGATGCGGGATGGGCGTTCGACATCGTCGCGGGCGAGGATGAGATCCACGCCCGCCGGATCGGCCTGAACGAGCTGGAAACCATCGAGATGCTGCAGGCCTATGTGGACATCCAGGCCGAATACCGCCTGACAGATCATGACGGCGACGGGGTGATGGAATTTGCCAGTGCACTTCTGTCGTCCCCTCAAGGTCGGGACGGTCTGTTCTGGGCCGATGCCGACAGCCCGCTTGGCGAACGGATCGCGATCGCCTCGCTTGATGGTTACAACGATGGGCAAGACGATCAGGACCCCGAACCCTTTGGCGGCTACTACTATCGCATCTTGACCGGGCAGACCGACAATGCGCCCGGTGGCGCGATGGACTATCAGATCAATGGAAACATGGTGGCTGGGCACGCCATGCTGGCGGTGCCTGCAGACTATGGCAACAGTGGCATCACCAGCTTTGTAGTGGGCGAGAACGGGGTCATCTATGAGGCCGATCTGGGCGAAGATACGCTGGACGCTGCGCATGCCCTGACGTCGTTCGATCCTGGTCCCGATTGGGCCGCCCTGGAATAA
- the infC gene encoding translation initiation factor IF-3 produces MPTSKFCHYQRNDPIARRPHNAPPQRDTGPRVNDKIRAPEIRLIGADGDNVGVVHPAKAMQMAADAGLDLVEISPNANPPVCKIMDFGKFKYEQQKRESEARKKQKIIEVKEVKFRPNTDTHDYDVKMRNVFKFLENGDKVKVTLRFRGREMAHQNLGRELLERVAADVKEIGKIENMPKMEGRQMIMMIGPLPQK; encoded by the coding sequence ATTCCAACATCGAAATTCTGCCACTACCAAAGGAATGATCCCATAGCCCGCAGACCGCACAACGCGCCGCCGCAACGCGACACTGGCCCGCGCGTCAACGACAAGATCCGTGCCCCCGAAATCCGCCTGATCGGCGCCGATGGTGATAACGTCGGTGTGGTTCACCCCGCCAAAGCCATGCAGATGGCCGCAGACGCGGGTTTGGACCTGGTCGAAATTTCGCCCAATGCCAACCCTCCGGTCTGCAAGATCATGGACTTCGGCAAGTTCAAATACGAACAGCAGAAGCGGGAAAGCGAAGCGCGCAAGAAGCAGAAGATCATCGAGGTGAAAGAGGTCAAATTCCGGCCCAACACCGACACGCATGATTATGACGTGAAGATGCGCAATGTGTTCAAGTTTTTGGAAAACGGCGACAAGGTCAAAGTGACCCTGCGCTTCCGTGGTCGTGAAATGGCGCACCAGAACCTTGGCCGTGAGCTGCTGGAACGTGTGGCGGCCGACGTCAAGGAAATCGGCAAGATCGAAAACATGCCGAAGATGGAAGGCCGTCAGATGATCATGATGATCGGCCCGCTGCCGCAAAAGTAA
- a CDS encoding FAD binding domain-containing protein: MYNFDYEQPGTIADAVAALGAEDAQALGGGQTLIPTMKQRLASPSKLVSLAAIAEMKGVCAEDGAVSIGGGTTHATVAAEAGAHYPALADLASHIGDPAVRNRGTIGGSLANNDPSACYPAAALGSGATIVTNAREIAADDYFQGMFTTALDEGEIVTSVRFPIPQAANYQKFVQPASRFALVGVYVAKYADSVRVAVTGASEEGVFRWSEAEAALSQNFSGDALEGLSVDADGMIGDLHGSKEYRAHLVAVMTKRAVAACG, encoded by the coding sequence ATGTATAATTTCGACTATGAACAGCCCGGCACAATCGCAGATGCGGTTGCAGCACTTGGGGCTGAAGATGCGCAGGCTTTGGGGGGCGGGCAGACTCTGATCCCCACGATGAAGCAGCGTTTGGCATCGCCCAGCAAACTGGTGTCGCTGGCGGCGATTGCCGAGATGAAGGGCGTCTGCGCCGAGGATGGCGCGGTGAGCATTGGCGGCGGGACAACCCATGCCACCGTCGCAGCCGAGGCGGGCGCGCACTACCCGGCACTGGCCGATCTGGCGAGCCATATCGGTGACCCGGCGGTGCGCAATCGTGGCACCATTGGCGGCTCGCTGGCCAACAATGACCCGTCGGCCTGTTACCCGGCCGCGGCCTTGGGGTCGGGCGCGACCATCGTCACCAACGCGCGTGAGATCGCGGCGGATGACTATTTCCAGGGCATGTTCACAACTGCGCTGGATGAGGGAGAGATCGTGACCTCGGTCCGCTTTCCAATTCCGCAAGCCGCGAACTATCAGAAATTCGTCCAGCCTGCCTCGCGCTTTGCGCTTGTGGGTGTCTATGTCGCCAAATACGCCGACAGTGTGCGGGTCGCTGTGACCGGCGCGTCCGAGGAGGGCGTGTTTCGCTGGTCCGAGGCCGAAGCGGCGCTCAGCCAGAATTTCAGCGGTGACGCGCTGGAGGGCTTGAGTGTTGACGCTGATGGCATGATCGGCGATTTGCACGGCTCGAAAGAATACCGCGCACATCTGGTGGCTGTGATGACCAAACGGGCGGTGGCCGCCTGCGGGTAA
- a CDS encoding (2Fe-2S)-binding protein, giving the protein MTQVTMTVNGRTASGEVEGRTLLSSFLRDHLSLTGTHVGCDTAQCGACMVHVNGEAVKSCNMLAMEANGAEVATIEGQAAPDGTLNTIQQAFQDHHGLQCGFCTPGMVMSAAALLKDNPKPTEAEVREHLEGNICRCTGYHNIVKAIMAASGQDVGAIAAE; this is encoded by the coding sequence ATGACACAGGTCACGATGACCGTGAATGGCCGGACTGCCAGCGGTGAGGTCGAAGGCCGCACGCTGCTGTCGAGCTTTCTGCGGGATCACCTGTCACTGACCGGCACACATGTTGGATGCGATACCGCGCAATGCGGTGCGTGCATGGTGCATGTGAACGGCGAGGCGGTGAAATCCTGCAACATGCTGGCGATGGAGGCAAACGGCGCCGAGGTTGCCACGATCGAGGGGCAGGCGGCCCCGGACGGGACGCTGAACACGATCCAGCAGGCGTTTCAGGACCACCACGGCCTGCAATGCGGGTTCTGCACGCCTGGCATGGTGATGTCGGCAGCAGCACTGCTGAAAGACAACCCCAAGCCGACCGAGGCCGAGGTGCGCGAACACCTTGAAGGCAACATTTGCCGCTGCACGGGCTACCACAACATCGTCAAGGCGATCATGGCGGCATCGGGTCAGGACGTGGGCGCAATCGCAGCCGAATAA
- a CDS encoding DUF3300 domain-containing protein: MTYRIISAAVLCAMLGPQPLIAQDTSDTAQAEASADQEAQTLLTQEELQELVGPVALYPDTLLIQVLVAATFPLEVVKADRFVQDNKDADDLETQIEAQGWDESVAVLATAFPDVLADMAVHIEWTETIGTAMLAQDDDVMAAVQDMRKIAEEAGTLASGDEQTVEVTQDAGEETIIIQPTDPEVVYVPQYEPETVYVDDGSDVGDAVAAGVITFATVALISEIFDDDDDWNDYWGCRNCGGWNGNPIIRNPDIDIDIDGDVNIGDRDNIGWKPDDERRDKARDDIGKRRGDGATTMPVKKPDRGDEMRQRLSKETGAADISRPGADRDVQRPDARREAVDRTKAKAPNASKQKAKAKVQSRPKQATRPAAPRAQGGGNRGAAMQRRASSGQRANAGAARGHASRGGGRRR, encoded by the coding sequence ATGACCTACCGCATTATTTCTGCGGCGGTGTTGTGTGCCATGCTTGGCCCGCAGCCCTTGATCGCCCAAGACACGTCGGACACGGCTCAGGCCGAAGCCTCTGCCGACCAAGAGGCACAAACCCTGCTGACGCAGGAAGAGCTGCAAGAGCTGGTTGGCCCCGTGGCCCTCTATCCTGACACGCTGCTCATTCAGGTTCTCGTGGCGGCCACCTTCCCGCTTGAGGTGGTCAAGGCTGACCGCTTTGTGCAGGACAACAAGGATGCCGACGATCTGGAAACCCAGATCGAGGCGCAAGGCTGGGACGAAAGCGTTGCCGTATTGGCCACCGCCTTTCCCGATGTGCTGGCCGACATGGCGGTGCATATCGAATGGACCGAAACCATCGGCACCGCGATGCTGGCCCAGGACGATGACGTGATGGCCGCGGTTCAGGACATGCGCAAGATCGCCGAAGAGGCCGGTACGCTCGCCAGTGGCGACGAACAGACGGTGGAGGTCACTCAGGACGCAGGCGAAGAAACCATCATCATCCAGCCCACAGACCCCGAAGTGGTCTATGTCCCGCAATACGAACCCGAGACGGTCTATGTCGACGACGGCTCGGACGTGGGCGATGCTGTTGCAGCGGGGGTGATCACCTTTGCCACCGTAGCGCTGATTTCCGAGATTTTTGACGACGATGACGATTGGAACGACTATTGGGGCTGTCGCAACTGCGGCGGTTGGAACGGCAATCCGATCATCCGCAACCCGGACATCGACATTGACATAGACGGCGATGTGAACATTGGCGATCGCGACAACATCGGGTGGAAACCCGACGACGAACGCCGCGACAAGGCCCGCGACGATATCGGCAAGCGTCGAGGGGACGGCGCAACAACCATGCCGGTCAAGAAACCCGACCGCGGGGATGAGATGCGCCAGCGCCTGTCCAAAGAAACCGGAGCTGCCGATATTTCGCGCCCCGGTGCCGACCGCGATGTCCAGCGCCCCGACGCCCGCCGCGAAGCGGTGGACCGGACCAAGGCCAAGGCACCAAACGCGTCGAAACAAAAAGCCAAAGCCAAGGTGCAATCGCGCCCCAAACAGGCAACCCGTCCCGCTGCACCACGTGCTCAGGGTGGCGGCAACCGGGGCGCGGCCATGCAAAGGCGCGCGTCATCTGGCCAGCGCGCCAACGCAGGCGCAGCACGGGGTCACGCATCCCGTGGTGGTGGACGGAGGAGATAA